A region of the Polaribacter sp. L3A8 genome:
AAAAGATTTGATGTTACCACTAAAACATTAACTTCTGTTTTGTTTTTATCTGGTTATGTAGTTGTTTTATTACCAGTAATTCTTTATTCAGGTTCCCTTGCAGTAAGTGGTATGTTTAATGTTCCAGAATTATTAGGAGTAACACACACGCAATCTATTTGGATTTGTGTTTGGGGAATAGGAATTATAGGTTCTATTTATGCAGTTTTTGGAGGTTTAAAAGCGGTTGCTGTTTCTGACTCTATTAATGCGATTGGTTTATTAGCTGGTGGTATTTTGATTCCAATTTTTGGATTAATGTTGATTGGTGATGGAAATATTATTGATGGATTAAATATAATTACAACATCACATCCAGAGAAATTTAAATCTATGGGTGGGCCAACAGACCCTGTTCCATTTTATACCATTTTTACAGGAATGATGTTAGTTCAATTGTTTTATTGGGGAACAAATCAACAAATTATACAAAGAGCTTTAGGTGCAAAGAATTTAAAAGAAGGTCAAAAAGGATTATTATTAGGATCTTTTATAAAAATATTAGGACCAATTATTGTTGTGTTACCTGGTATTATTGCTTTTCATATTTTTGATGGTAAATTAGAAAACCCAGATAGTGCCTATCCTATGTTAGTAAATAAAGTGCTTCCAGATGCATTTGTTGGCTTTTTTGCAGCAGTTTTATTTGGTGCAATTTTAAGCTCTTTTAATAGCGTATTAAACAGTTCTGTAACCTTATTTGGTATTGATATTTACAAAGAACATATAAACAAAGATGCAGAAGAGAAGACAGTAGTAAAGTACGGTAAAATGTTTGGAATTGTATTAGCAATTGCAGCGATGTTTATTGCACCGTTAATTGCTAATGCAGGAAGTTTGTTTGCATACTTACAAGAAATTAATGGTATTTATAGTATTCCTATTTTAACGATTATTGTAGTGGGATATTTTACAAAACGTGTACCTGCAATTGCTGCTAAAGTTGGTTTAATTTCTGGATGTTTATTATATATAATTAGTCAGTTTTTTATGCAACCTTATTTTGTAAATTCTGCAATTGATGAAGCAAAAGCAAAAGGAATTACAGATGTTGCAGAGTTAGCTTTGGTAAAAGCCCAAGCTTATCCTCACTTTTTAGATGTAATGGCTATTTTATTTGTTTTAAATGTAGTAATTATGTTAGTAATTGGTAAGATTAAACCAAGAGAAACAGATTTTGTACAAGAATATACCCAGCAAGTAGATATAAAACCTTGGAAACACGTTAAAAGTGCAGGAATAGGAATTTGTATTATTGTTATTGTAATTTATGCTTATTTTGCATAAGTAAATACTTTTTTAAGATAATAAAAAACGTCTAAAATTTTTTTAGACGTTTTTTTATTATCTATTTAACGTGAGTTCGATGTAAGAAATTTTAATTAAACCTATAAAAAAAGCAGAATATTTAGTATATTAAAGTACTGAATTCTAATATATTAATAAATATCCTGCTTATGATTTCTGATAGTAAAATTATAGAAATTTTCTGTTCTTTAGATGATTTTATGAAAGAATTTAACTTAATTCTTAATAAAAACAGCATTTCTGATGGTTCAACAACTAAAAAACGTAATAGAAAGTTCAAAATGTCTGATAGTGAAGTGATGACCATACTTGTTATATTTCACCTAAAGTCTTACCGAAACCTTAAACACTTTTACTTAAACCATATTTGTAAATACAGACAAGATCTGTTTCCAGATTGTGTTTCTTATAATAGA
Encoded here:
- a CDS encoding solute:sodium symporter family transporter, with the translated sequence MMQILTFLSFTILVAVISYFATRNTEESSSDGYFLGGRSLTAGVIAGSLLLTNLSTEQIVGLNGSSYQSGLSVMVWETLAAIAMVLTAMFLLPRYLKGGLTTVPGFLAKRFDVTTKTLTSVLFLSGYVVVLLPVILYSGSLAVSGMFNVPELLGVTHTQSIWICVWGIGIIGSIYAVFGGLKAVAVSDSINAIGLLAGGILIPIFGLMLIGDGNIIDGLNIITTSHPEKFKSMGGPTDPVPFYTIFTGMMLVQLFYWGTNQQIIQRALGAKNLKEGQKGLLLGSFIKILGPIIVVLPGIIAFHIFDGKLENPDSAYPMLVNKVLPDAFVGFFAAVLFGAILSSFNSVLNSSVTLFGIDIYKEHINKDAEEKTVVKYGKMFGIVLAIAAMFIAPLIANAGSLFAYLQEINGIYSIPILTIIVVGYFTKRVPAIAAKVGLISGCLLYIISQFFMQPYFVNSAIDEAKAKGITDVAELALVKAQAYPHFLDVMAILFVLNVVIMLVIGKIKPRETDFVQEYTQQVDIKPWKHVKSAGIGICIIVIVIYAYFA